One genomic segment of Leptospira sp. WS92.C1 includes these proteins:
- a CDS encoding DUF2892 domain-containing protein — protein sequence MQINEGTIDRIIRIVLGIILIGFGYATQGMIGTVMLVAGFVPLGTGILGWCPLYSVFGFSTCPMKK from the coding sequence ATGCAAATCAACGAAGGAACAATCGACCGTATCATTCGAATCGTTTTGGGAATCATTCTCATCGGTTTCGGATATGCGACTCAGGGAATGATCGGAACAGTCATGTTGGTGGCAGGTTTCGTTCCATTAGGAACCGGAATTTTAGGATGGTGTCCGTTATACTCCGTATTCGGATTCAGCACTTGTCCTATGAAGAAATGA
- a CDS encoding dienelactone hydrolase produces MMREKKDHIKTIAIRVNRVGLKGELRLPLHSKLLVISVLGEKDGRHLDRFDALCRTLYANGIGTFFLFGLLTEDEKKISANLFDESLLADRLVEVTKKLETLSETKGLKLAYLSFSNIAERIFRASSTLKGKIESLILIGDGLLPLNVVFSDVSILNIIGALDFKTIKSNQIFLNRIETPLKKLYLIPGSPSHFEDPQKWRLVSDTVLKWFSHPERRKLEFAE; encoded by the coding sequence ATGATGAGGGAAAAAAAAGATCATATCAAAACGATCGCCATTCGAGTGAATCGAGTCGGCTTAAAGGGTGAATTGCGTCTTCCTCTTCATTCCAAATTGCTTGTGATTTCGGTATTGGGAGAAAAGGACGGTAGGCATCTGGATCGATTCGACGCTCTTTGTCGGACTTTATATGCGAACGGGATCGGTACGTTCTTTCTGTTCGGACTGTTAACCGAAGATGAAAAAAAAATCTCTGCGAATCTTTTCGACGAATCCCTACTCGCAGACCGTTTGGTCGAAGTGACGAAAAAATTAGAAACGCTTTCCGAAACAAAAGGACTAAAGCTCGCGTATCTCAGCTTTTCAAATATCGCCGAAAGAATTTTTCGTGCGTCTTCCACTTTGAAGGGAAAAATCGAAAGTTTGATTCTGATCGGAGATGGATTGTTGCCTTTGAATGTCGTGTTTAGCGACGTTTCGATTCTGAACATTATCGGGGCCCTCGATTTTAAAACGATCAAGTCCAATCAAATCTTTCTGAATCGTATCGAAACTCCGTTGAAAAAGTTGTATTTGATACCCGGTTCCCCGAGTCATTTTGAAGATCCTCAAAAATGGAGATTGGTGTCAGATACGGTATTAAAGTGGTTTTCTCATCCGGAACGAAGAAAGCTGGAGTTTGCCGAATAA
- a CDS encoding LytR/AlgR family response regulator transcription factor, producing MTNTNREWKTMIVEDEAPTRELLVNFCLSRPELKLCKVAKDGEEALEFLLSENIDLAFFDINLPLLSGLEILERLETPPYIIFITALKDKAIEAFELGAIDYLLKPFSKDRFYKAVDRAVQFLGQKVEPTSKNVFNELGLFILEKENHFLIPYKDINYISSRDNFSLVHTDEREYVTYKSLKSLETKLPPTRFLRIYKQYIINLEKLSHLQSDNMGNYSVHLKDEEETQLPVGRKYIAKIKELL from the coding sequence ATGACCAACACAAATAGAGAATGGAAAACTATGATCGTAGAGGACGAAGCTCCGACGCGAGAATTACTCGTCAACTTTTGTCTTTCCCGTCCCGAGTTGAAACTTTGTAAGGTTGCAAAGGACGGAGAAGAGGCGCTGGAGTTTCTTTTGTCCGAAAATATCGATCTCGCTTTTTTCGATATCAATCTTCCTCTACTTTCCGGATTGGAAATTCTCGAAAGACTGGAAACTCCTCCGTATATCATTTTTATCACCGCATTAAAGGATAAGGCGATAGAAGCTTTTGAATTGGGCGCCATAGACTACCTTCTCAAGCCGTTTTCCAAGGATCGTTTTTACAAGGCGGTCGACCGCGCGGTGCAGTTTTTGGGACAAAAGGTGGAGCCTACTTCCAAGAACGTGTTCAATGAGCTCGGGCTTTTTATTTTGGAAAAGGAGAATCATTTTTTGATTCCTTATAAGGATATCAATTACATCTCTTCCAGGGATAATTTCAGTTTGGTTCATACGGACGAGAGGGAATACGTCACCTACAAATCCTTAAAGAGTCTCGAAACAAAACTTCCTCCAACCCGGTTCTTACGAATCTATAAACAGTATATCATCAACCTTGAAAAACTTTCTCATCTGCAAAGCGACAACATGGGTAATTATTCGGTCCATCTAAAGGACGAAGAGGAGACTCAATTGCCCGTAGGCCGTAAATACATCGCAAAGATCAAAGAACTTCTATGA
- a CDS encoding Crp/Fnr family transcriptional regulator — protein sequence MNALKKDFAPIPENDVTAEKGSLRLVNPSSFNQDKKIKTFEKGEVLFREGETSNGFYIILKGAVRAYRASKNQGKQQTFKIHCVGSWVGLRDSIGGGKYLHNATALEDTEVQFISESEFRLLLQADPGFRDLVFDRIANESREAENKIYSMGTRQVHAQVAEYLLDSMNEQGQEIELPFTREVMASIIGVKTETLVRTLSDLKCRGWIEIDKKKIIVQDKEHLARLLD from the coding sequence ATGAATGCACTCAAAAAAGATTTCGCACCGATTCCAGAAAACGATGTAACGGCCGAAAAAGGTTCGTTGCGATTGGTGAATCCTTCCAGTTTCAATCAAGACAAGAAGATCAAGACTTTTGAGAAAGGAGAGGTTCTATTTCGAGAAGGTGAAACCTCTAATGGATTCTATATCATTTTGAAGGGAGCGGTTCGCGCTTATCGAGCTTCCAAAAATCAGGGTAAACAACAGACATTCAAAATTCATTGCGTAGGAAGCTGGGTTGGATTGAGGGATTCGATCGGAGGCGGAAAGTATCTTCACAATGCGACCGCGTTGGAGGATACGGAAGTACAATTCATATCCGAATCGGAATTCAGGCTTCTTCTTCAGGCGGATCCCGGATTTCGAGATTTGGTTTTTGATCGAATCGCGAACGAAAGCCGCGAAGCCGAAAATAAGATCTACTCGATGGGAACCCGTCAAGTACACGCGCAGGTCGCCGAATATCTTTTGGATAGCATGAACGAACAAGGACAGGAAATTGAACTGCCATTTACGCGGGAGGTTATGGCTTCGATCATCGGAGTTAAAACGGAAACCCTCGTTCGGACCCTTTCCGACTTAAAATGCAGGGGTTGGATCGAGATAGATAAGAAAAAAATCATAGTACAAGACAAAGAGCATCTCGCCAGATTGTTGGATTAG